In Thermobaculum terrenum ATCC BAA-798, the DNA window TCGGGCATTCTGAAGGAGTTCCGTTCAGGTCTACAGCTCACGCTATGGGATCTATGCGTGGCCATGATCGCTCTAAGCGATAATGTTGCGACGAACATGCTTATAGACTATCTAGGGATAGATGCCATTAATCGCTGTATGGATTCTCTAGGCGCCCATAACACCAGGCTTCATCGCATGGTAGGGTTCAAGAGCATTAAACCTGATCAGCCAAAAGGATTAGGTAGAACAACTCCAAGAGATATGATGATGATCTTCCAGAAGCTGGCTGAGGGGAATGTGATTAGCGAGAGTGCCAGCGAAGAGATGATAGCGATACTTGCTAAGCAGCATGATAGGAACATGATCCCCAGGCTTCTTCCGATAGATTATGATTCCGTTAGCGGAGACTACGACAGCGCTATAGTGGCTAACAAAACTGGAGCTGTAGATGGAGTAAGAAATGATGTTGCTCTCATAAGGTTCGCCGATGGTAGGCAATGGGTGATATGTATACTGACTAAAGATCTCAGGGATCTTTCATGGAAGGTTGATCACGAAGGCGAGATCGCTATTGCCAAGATAGCTTTGGAGATATATAAGGAGTGGATTTGAGGTGGTTAATCCACCTCAAATCCATACTTGGCGTTCAGATCCGATTTGAGATCCAGGAATTTCTGGACCAATGTAGAGTTGGCTACAAGTATAGAGCTGGTTCTGGAATCCCAATCTTTACCGTCGAAGGCCCTAACTTCGCCTCCAGCCTCTCTCACGATCAAGACTCCTGCAGCCACATCCCATACGTTCACTTCTGGGCGGTAGTATAGGTCCAGCTTGCCAGAAGCGACGTAGCACATGCCACAGCAGACTGACCCAAGCATTCTCGTTCGTCTGACGGCCATAAAGATCCCCTGCAGGACGAGAGGGGGTATTCGCTGAGCATAATCGATGGGCAGCAAATCTGTGGAGGCGATAGCATCCTTTAAGTGCTCCTTCTGCCCGACATCTATGCGATGGTTGTTTAGCCACGCTCCATTGCCCTTGGAAGCATGGTAAGTTTCGTTCGTCACCGGCAGGTGTATGGCAGCTGCTACCGGCTCGCCATTCTCCATGAGAGCCACTGATACTGCCCATATAGGAATCCCCAGTGCGAAGTTACGGGTCCCGTCGATTGGATCCACCACCCAAGTCCAGTGGTCCATTAGCTGGTGTGGTGATAGTTCTTCTCCCAGGACTTGGTGATCTGGGTATCTCCTTTTTATTTGCTCCAGGATAATCTTCTCAGCTGCCAAATCCAGTTCTGTGACTACGGAGTCGTCTGCCTTCAAACGTGTCTGAATTTTCTCTCCGAACTGTTCTCTTAGCCAGCTACCAACGTGCTTGGCTATCTCCACCGCGGATTTCTGAAAATCCTTGTACTCTTCATGCATTGGAGTGTAGATCCTTCAACATGGTGAATTGCCTTATAAGCGGCTGCACGTCAAAAGGCGCGTAACCCATCTGCCTTGCTACATCTTCGTTCTCCATAGTCTCACCAGTGCTCCATAGATCCTTCAGGAACTTGCCTACATCCGGATTGCTGTACCACCTATCACCATACAGGCTCTGTAAGTGCTCCCTAAGCATGGCTTCAGTTATCCATGCTCTCAGGTAGTCTGCGGAGTAGTATCCACTATCCATGTCGTTCACGAAGTTCTGTGGGGGGTAAATAAACCCCGTGGCAGAAGATAGCTCATTAGTATAGAGCTGCATGTTTCTGTGCTCATCCATTGGGTTTTCAAAGAACAGGAGCTCATAGTTCAGCTTGGCTATATATCTACGGAGGAGGAAGAACTCTGAGAGCTTGCTGTAGTAAGAGATCTCCTTGGCTTTGTCTTCTGGCACACCCAGCATATCAACTAACCAATTGGGATTCATGGTGAGAAATTCCATCAGGAAGCTGTAGATCTCTGTCAGTGCATAGCTGGTACCTATGACCTTATAGATGTAATCCAGATCTGCTCTGACGTTGCCGTAGTGCTGAGCATGCCCTGCCTCGTGGAAGAATGCGTCGTAATCGTCCATGCCGCCAATAGGCTTGATGACTAGGTGTACTTCGAATGGTGGATCAGGTGCATAGCATACGGCTCTGGGATTCTTTTTGGGGCGATCTTCCGTATCAAGATGTATGTTAGATTGCTCGTCCACGTTAATCCCCATCCCCGCCATCGTGCGACGGTAGGTTTCCACTAACTTATCTTTGGGGAAGTACTGGTCGTACTCTGGCTTCCTGTCCATATAAGCAAAGTGATGGCTACCTATCTCTCCAAGACGCCGACCGAGAGCCTTAGAAACCCACTCTCCCATGAGTTCTCGATATAAGTCCTCAGTCTCGGTCATGAATGTTTGGAGCTGAGATCTCAACAGGTCATAGTCGAGTCTTTTCTTCTCACTGTTGTACGCAGTGTAGGAGTAGTACCCAAACTCATCCGAAAGCGTCTGTAACCTTTTACGAATGATCTCCATTCTGTCAGGGTTGGTTTGCTCAACCACCCCAAGCATGACTTCTCTAATCCTGTCTCTTTTGTCGTAGTCGGGTTCTTCTGATATGAGCTTATGAAGGTTATGGTATGGGACTTCCTGCCCATCTATATTGACCACAGCGTTCATCTCGAATGAGACGATGCGATCTTCTATCTCTGCCGTTTGGGTTTCGATGTAGCCGTCTAGCAGGTAGTAGTATATGCGCCTAAGGCGCTCCTTCTGCTTGGGATCGGTCTCGGAATCATAAGCTTCTCGTATTGTTTCGAGAGTTTCCAAATTATATAGCCAGGAATATTTTGCAAGTATGCTGGCTATGTCCTGGGAATCTTTCAGTCCCACTCTGGCCAGACGACTTTCAGTCTCTATGTCGTAAGTACTGTCGTGGATGCCCTTTACAATATCTTCTATCTGTGTGTTAGTCATGCTATGTTTCCTCCAAACCCTAAGCATCAGATGGTCCAGGTTCCCAGCCAGTTACCTGAGACCATTCACTTGCTCTTCGTATAGTATTCCATATAAAGGGGCTCTTGGAATCTGTGTACTTTTCCCGGTCATTTCTGAACTTCCTTGCCAGCTTGTATTTCAATTGTGCATATTCCTGTGCTGTTTGTGGGTGAACTCTGAGGTAATCCCTGAACAACAGCGATAGCTGCTCTGAAAAGCTCCCAGCCTTACGCACGTGTATATGAGTTCTGACTTGACCTGGGGGCTCACGAAAGTATCGTTTAGTAATATCTGGGTTATTGGCTACCCAGACGTAACCTAAATCAGTCAGTGGGTCTAGGTACCGTGACATAGGCTCCAGAGACGCAACCGATATCTGAATATCTATTACCGGTTTAGCGGCCAGCCCCGTAACTGATGTCGATCCTATGTGATCTATTCGCAGGGCTGCTTCTCCCAAGGCTATTCTGATAGTGTGAGCGAAGGCTTGGAATAGATTAGGCCACTCAGGATCATAGGGGACGACTATTACTGGATCCGCACGCCAGGAATTCATAGGATATCAACCAGCATAATATACTCCTGTGGATCAAAGAAAACCTCGCTTGATAGAAAGGTCTCTACGTATGCTATCTTGAACCCAGCTGTCAGTAGTGGACGAAGTGCAGGGTGTGGTCCTGGAACTGAGATGCTCAGAGTTTTGAATGCTGTTTGTTGTAGGCAGAAATTGACGATGGAGAGTGTAATGTCCTTGGATAATTTGCTGTTCAGAGATGCTATTGGTCCGATCTCACAGCGGTTTGTGGATTGATCGATCTGATAGTACGCATATCCTTGTGTTTCCCCCGATATGGAAACAAGCAAAGGTACGTAGCCCGTTTCTTCCAGGTATTCCAGGTCCTGAACCCTATGTCTGCCGGAAACCTGTGAATCAATGCTGAGTACTCTGGGATCTCGCCGTGTAGCTTTAACGAGTTCCACCTGCTCTTGAACATCCAACAAGGGTGTTTTTATCTCCTCTCTCCCCGCTCTGAGTACGAAGTTCTGCCATCGAGGTTGCATACCTTGTCTTATATACAGAGCAAGTGCCCTTTTGTCCTCCGATGACACAGTACACTTAATTCCTGTTTTGCCTTTAAGTGTCACATCAAGTAGAGTCTGCCCTACTTTCTGCGATTGCTTTTGAGGATGTACGAATAGCTCGGCCAGGTAGTGGACTTGCCCTCGGTTCAGTACGGCGGAGAAGCCAATCAGCTCACCATCTGAGTCTTCAGCGACGTACATCTCTCCAGTCTTCAACTCATGTTGGATGTAGCTTGGTATGTCAGGTGTCTGAACTTCCGTATCTTCCTCGTTCAATTGGATAATCGTGTTGATGTTTGCTAGATCTGTAGTACTTGCGGGGCGGATTAGCATGGCAAGGACTCTCCCTAAAATCGAAAACTAGGCAAAGATAAGTATACGCTACCGTAGATTTCTGTTCTATCTGATGCAATAATGTTATGTACTAGGAGACCAAATTTTTCTGTGATTGGCATGCAGAAGGAGAGTCCGGTTCAGCATCCTCCGAGGGTGCTCCAGATAGCAACCATTGCTGGAACTCAGCCGATGTTAGGGCAGTCTGCCACTCGTAGTAGAGATCTATAGCCATCGCTCTAAATGGACCGTCGCCTGCTCCCTGCCTGAGGCAGTATGCTGCCAACCATTGTTGAAAGCTTTCGGGTGGTGGGTCCTCACGAACCACAGATTCCATAATATCTCTTTTGATGCCCATCCCAATGGCATCCGGAGTTGTATTTCTCTTACGCTTCTTTCTTCTGCCTTCACTAGCCTGGAGGGCATATAGCAGATATTTACAAAACGTTGAAGGTCTAACTAGATCTTCCGTTGACCTTAGGTCTTTATCCATGGCCAGAGACCTTTCTTGCTTCCCTTAAGGGTAACCAAGGTTATAGGTTGAAATCCAAGTCCGCTCGGTCTTTGAAAGCCGTTTGATAGCGCTATGAGATCCAACTCCACGGATGCTAGGTCCTCCGCCAGCAGCTCATCCGGATGCAGGGCGTCCAAAGTAGTGATGGCTTTGATATAACTCTTGCACTGAGAGCAGGTCTCTACTTTTCTCAGGCTGTTGACCTGTGTTGAGATGGATTCGAGTGATCTGTGATCTCTATTTCCGCAGAAGGGACACATGGACCAGCTAATCTCCCACCCGAAGGCGCATCTGCCGCATCTAAGATATCGACTTCTATCCAATCCTCGGTACTCCAGTAGCAATGGCCATGCGCCGCATATAGGACAATACCTTCTCTCTCCAGCATCGATTGCTGCATAGCTTGCAGCCTTGATCGATATGGATCTTAGTAGAGGAGTTACTAGTAAGGGTAACATCACCTCCATAGATTTCTCATCCAGGCCATACTGACTACAAATAGCCTCGGCATTGGCCATGTCCTGGCTGATGGCTGCGGTGGTCAGCTCAGGCAGGTTGCTCTCGATCATTTTATTGATACTCTCGGATTCTCCTAGTCCTTTGGTAAGGAGCTTATGGGCCCAATCCTGCAGTAGCTGCTGTCTTAGGGAGATGTTAGCCCCATGGATGTATGGTGCAGGATCTCGGGATCCAATATTTGGGAAGATCTCGACCTGCGACCATTCCGGTTTGTCACACTCCTCAAAAGTCAGCTCTATCAGGTCTATCCATGGAGAGTACTCCGGATTAGAGATCCGAATGTCCTGTAGCGACCTATAAGCTCTGACCTGCATGATCCTCCTCTTTCAAAATGCTACTGCTCGGACGTGTCCATAATCCAGGGGGTTGGTAGTTCTTCGGGGACCTTGTATGCTGGGTTTGCGCCGTCGTGCAAGCGCACGACAGGGCCCCTGTTTCTAATATCAGCTCCAGGTCCGCCACCTCTAGTTCTCTCCGCCTCTGGGCTACACCCTACAAGCAGCATGATAGACAAAGCTAGCAGAATCAATATTTTGTTTCTTCTTAGTCTAATCATAGCTAGCTACGCCCTGACCTTATCAAGGAATTCGGAAGATATCACGACAACTAGCCTCAGTACGAACCCTCCTATAAGTACCAGTACTGCTGCAAGTAACGCGCTCCCTGGCATGATCCTCGGATTCCACTGTAGTGCCAGAGGTATCAGTAAACCTATTACTATTACGCCCAGCAGTAATATTATCCCCCAGGAGAGTAACCATCCTGGAGCGACTGCCGAGGCCCAGGATATTATTGGAGATAGCCATATTACTAGTGCAACAACTAGGATTAGCTCCAGTACAAGCAGCCAAGTGTCCATGCGGTGAACAGAGTAAAGAGCTCCTTCGTGTTGTCTCCTCTTGCTAGCAGCTAATAAGCTGATCATAGCTGCTCCTGTTGAGACACCAGAGACCATGAAGAGAAATCCTAGTAAGTTGTTGTTTGCCCAGACAGGGCGATTTGTGACAGTAAGGAGTATCCCTGTGTATCCTGCTACGGCTAGCCCTGCGATAGCTCCAAGCATCTGTATGGCTTTACTCACTATTCCCAGTTGATAGAAGAGCCCATAAAACGGCCTAGTAACTCCCTTACCTTGGACAACTACGGCGACAAATGCCAGAAAGGCGAACATGCTGAAGACCGTTACTATCCAGGTGCCAAAAGATATAGGAGACCACCACTTGAAAGCAGGCAGCCATGTCTTTGATTGCATGACCATGTGCCAAAATCTCTCTGGCCTGCCTAGGTCTATGATGAGCAGTATTGTTCCGATTATGATGGCTGGGAACGCTATTAGATAGCCTATCCTCGAGATAGACCTGTCGGCCTCACCTCTGAGTAGGTCTATAAGGGCAGATATAAAGAAACTCCCCCCAGCTATGCCGCCTACAAAGAAGTACAGCACTATCCACCATTCCCAGTGTGGTGCAGTGGTAAATACCTGACTTGGCATCTCTACCCCTCCTATTCTCCCCCACGCTCTTGGGCCTCCGCTGCGAACCTATCCATTCGGTTCTTACGGAAACTTACAAGTCCAAGTATGCCCATCACTATCGCACCAAGCACCGACAGTCCTGAGCTCGGCGCCAGGTTCTTGGATGGTAGCTGTGGATTTCTGGGTAATCCATAAACTTCAGGATCGTCGTCGAGTAGATAGAAAGCGTTGAGTCCTCCAAGAGGTCCATTCTCATCGGCACCGTATAGTTGTGCCTTGGTGTGTCCTTGTTCCTTGAGTTGCCTCAGTCTTTGATTAGCTCTCTGCTTGAGCTCGTCAATGTACCCAAATTGTATGGAATCCGTTGGACATGCCTGAGCACATGCGGGCTCTAGTCCTGCCTGTAGTCTGTCGTAACACAGGGTGCATTTTTGGGCCGTGCGGGATACTGGGTTTATATCTATCACCCCGAACGGGCAGGCTGCTATACAGGCTCTACAGCCGTTGCAGACATCAGATTGTATGACAACTGTATCGTACTCAGTACGGATAATGGCACCCGTTGGACAGACTTCCAGGCAACCAGCCTGTACACAGTGCTTACACACATCGCTCATCATCAGCCAACGAGCTGTTGACCTGTCAGGAGTGAAATCTTCTATAAACTTTACGTGTCGCCAGTGTATGCCATCCAGCTTGCGAGTGTTATCATAGCTGATACCGCTGAGCGTATTGGCTCCACCGTTAGTGGCTGGTAGCTCGTTCCACTGCTTGCACGCCACCTCACATGCTTTGCAGCCTATGCAGATGGTTGTGTCCGTGAAGAATCCCATTGGTCTAGCTTGGAATTTCTGAGCTGTAGTTGCCATTATTCCTTCTCCACGTTGCATACGAAAGCTTTCGCTTCATGTATGGATACATTTGGATCACCCACTAGGGCCGACAAGTTGTTGGTAACATCTCCTGTTACCACCCCCTCATAACCCCAGTGCCAGGGCAACCCCACATGATGTACTATTTTGCCTTCGTCGCCTATCCTGAACGGCCGCATACGTCGTGTAACCAAAGCCTTGGCCCTGATCGTACCTCTGGGTGTGCTTACTTTGACCCAATCTAGATTCCTGATGCCCTTCTCTTCGGCGAGCTCAGGGCCGATCTCCAGAAATAGTTCCGGCTGTAGTTCAGCTAGCCAAGGTAGCCAACGGCTCATCACTCCTGAGAGGTGATGCTCCGTTAGCCTGTACGTAGTCAAGATGTACGGATAGCGGGGATCTCCTATTTCAGCCAGCTTCTCCTTAGGCTCCCATATCTTGGCCACCGGGCTGTATTGCTGTTGTGGGTACAGTGGATTACGTATGGGAGATTCTATGGGCTCATAATGAGTAGGTAGAGGTCCATCCACAAGGCCAGTAGGTACAAAGAGCCATCCTTTGCCGTCGGCTTTCATAATAAATGGATCGGTCCCGGAGTGTGCGTCCAGACCTATAGCACCTTCAGGTGGCTTGTAGCTAGGTGGCTTGTTCTTAGCAAAGTCCGGCACATCATACCCTACCCAAGCACCCTTGCTGGTCTTGCCTGTCACAGGATCGGTGTAGTCAGCATTGGGATCCCACCACACGTACTTCTTGCGGTCGCTCCAAGGTTTGCCTTCCAGGTCTGCAGATGCTCTGTTATAGAGCACTCGTCGGTTCGCTGGCCATGCAAAGCCCCACTTGAGATTGGGTTGCCAAGGCTGAGCATCCGGCGGATCTGGAACTTTGCTTGCGGCAAGGTTCATCTTGGGTTCCGGGAACACTCCACAGTATATCCAGGAAGCACATGTGGTTGATCCGTCATCTTTGAGCTCTGAGAAGCTCTTTAGGTGCTTACTGGGTTCTGCGGTGTAGAAGCCGTTGATCTCCTTCAGGATCTTGTATACGTCTGGTTCCCCTTCTGGATTGATATCGACCGATAGATCATCATCTGGCCTTAGAGCTTTGGACTCTTCATCCAGATCATAGTCCCATACAAGGTTCTTGAATCCCTGATCTCTAGGAAGGTCACTGTTTGCATAAAGCTGCTTGAGCCTCTTTCCAAGCTGATAGGTGAACCACAGATCTGATCTACAGTCTCCAGGGGATTCTGCAGCCTTATAATGCCACTGCATGAGCCTTTGTGTATTAGTAAAGCTGCCCTCAAGCTCTGCAACTTGGGCAGATGGGAAGAAAAACACCTCGGTCTGTATGTCTTCAGGCTTTATCTCTCCATTGCGTACCTCTGGTGAATTCTTCCAGAACGTAGCTGTCTCGGTTATGAAGTTGTCTTTGACCACCAGCCACTTTAGCTTGGCCAAAGCTCTGCGCTGGAAACCAGCGTCTTGCCCCCCAACAGCTGGGTTCTGACCTATGGCGAACATGCCCTCTACTTCTCCGTTCATCATGCGGACGAACGTGGGCATGTGTGAGTGGTCACCGACTATCTTGGGATGCCAGTCGTATCCGAAGTCGTTCTCCGGTGTAGCTGCATCACCATACATAGATTTCAGATAGCTGACCATGAACTTGGGTGTGTTAGCCCAATAGCTGGTAGGGAGAGTCTCCAGTGCCAGGTAATCTCCAAGAGTCTTGTGGTTCTTGCTCTTGGTGTGTGCAGGTGCTGGCATATAGCCCTGTATACTGTGGTAGAGAGTAGGTATATCTGTAGATCCTTGGATCGTGGCATGCCCTCTCAGAGCGAGGATGCCACCACCTGGCCTGCCGATATTCCCAAGCAGTAATTGGAGCAAGGCACAGCACCCTATGGTCTGGGGACCATCTGTGTGCTGAGTCCATGCTAGGGCGTAGGCAAATGCGGTGGTACGATCTCTTCCTGAGTTCTGCAGAATCGTCTCCGCTACCTTGAGGAATGTCTCCTTAGGACAGCCAGTGACCTTCTCAACCATCTCTGGGGTGTATCTATCGAAGTGTCTGCGCACTATCTGGAATACGCAGTTAGGATCCTGAAGGGTCTCATCCCTTCTAGGTGCGGGCTTTAGTAGCGACTTCACCAGGTTATCGTAAGGAGGTCCCTGAGGATTCTCAGGTTTTTGCCCCGGGTTACCCGAGGTTACGCTTTGTTCTCCTGACTGTGCTGTAGAGGCCGATCTGCCCTGATCGCCAACGGGAGTACGTGCGTACTGCCAAGTAGTATTATCGTACTCACCTATGAATCCATTTATAGGATCACCCTCATACGGTTTCCATCCAGAGAACTTGCCAGCGAGGTCTTCAGTATCTTTGTAATCCTCGTTGATTATAGTGGCGGCATTAGTGTAATGCAGCAGATAATTCCGGAAGAAATCATCCTTCTGCCACCTCTCATCGTTGATTACATAGCGTATCAGTCCCCCTAGGAATGCTACGTCTGAACCCGAACGTATAGGCGCATGAATATCTGCCATAGCACTGGTGCGAGTAAACCGAGGGTCGACGTGGATAAGTTTCGCACCATTGAGCTTGGCCTGCATCACCCACCTGAAGGCTACGGGGTGACACTCAGCCATGTTTGATCCTTGTATAACTATGCAGTCGGAAGCTGTCAGATTAGCTGGAAAGGTCGTGGAGGCTCCACGTCCTAGCCTTGTTCCCAGACCGGGAACGCTCGAGCTGTGTCATATACGGGCCTGGTTTTCAATGGCTACTACGCCTAGCCCTCTCATGAGCTTCTGTTGCAGATGGTTCCATTCGTTGTCCAGGGTTGCTCCACCCAATGAAAATATGGCCAGGGTATGCATCAGTGGAGTGCCATCATCAGCCTTCTCGACGAAGGTTCTGTCTCTAGTCTCCTTCACGAGGCGAGCCACTCTGTCCATTGCCTCGTTCAGATCCATCTCCTCCCACTCGGTGGCTCCTGGCTTTCGATGCAACACTTTAGTGACCCTGTTGGGATTAACATGGAGCTGGAAGCTAGCTGCTCCCTTAGGACACAAAGTTCCCTTATTGATTGGACTGTTCCTGTCCCCCTCTATGTTGACTATCTTGGGTCTGCCATCTTCACCCTGCACTGTGTGTACTAAAGTGCCACATCCTACTGCACAATAAGGGCAGACGCTAGGTACCGCTCTGGCACGAACTATACGCGCCTCCTGAGCTTTCACTGTAGTGGGCTTAAGGTCCACCCCCATAGCTACTAGTCCTCCGAGAGCAGTACCGGCAGCAACCCCACCAGAGAGCCTAAGGAAGTCCCTCCTCGAGATAGTGGTACTCATGTCTACTACTCCTTACATTGCACCCTAGTGAGCCTAAAACCATAAGTGCTGGGATTTTACTGATGATTGCGGAATTAGTCAATACTTTTTGATAAGTATATGTCGAAAATATAGATTTATTTTAATT includes these proteins:
- a CDS encoding GNAT family N-acetyltransferase — translated: MNEEDTEVQTPDIPSYIQHELKTGEMYVAEDSDGELIGFSAVLNRGQVHYLAELFVHPQKQSQKVGQTLLDVTLKGKTGIKCTVSSEDKRALALYIRQGMQPRWQNFVLRAGREEIKTPLLDVQEQVELVKATRRDPRVLSIDSQVSGRHRVQDLEYLEETGYVPLLVSISGETQGYAYYQIDQSTNRCEIGPIASLNSKLSKDITLSIVNFCLQQTAFKTLSISVPGPHPALRPLLTAGFKIAYVETFLSSEVFFDPQEYIMLVDIL
- the nrfD gene encoding NrfD/PsrC family molybdoenzyme membrane anchor subunit gives rise to the protein MPSQVFTTAPHWEWWIVLYFFVGGIAGGSFFISALIDLLRGEADRSISRIGYLIAFPAIIIGTILLIIDLGRPERFWHMVMQSKTWLPAFKWWSPISFGTWIVTVFSMFAFLAFVAVVVQGKGVTRPFYGLFYQLGIVSKAIQMLGAIAGLAVAGYTGILLTVTNRPVWANNNLLGFLFMVSGVSTGAAMISLLAASKRRQHEGALYSVHRMDTWLLVLELILVVALVIWLSPIISWASAVAPGWLLSWGIILLLGVIVIGLLIPLALQWNPRIMPGSALLAAVLVLIGGFVLRLVVVISSEFLDKVRA
- a CDS encoding GrpB family protein, with translation MNSWRADPVIVVPYDPEWPNLFQAFAHTIRIALGEAALRIDHIGSTSVTGLAAKPVIDIQISVASLEPMSRYLDPLTDLGYVWVANNPDITKRYFREPPGQVRTHIHVRKAGSFSEQLSLLFRDYLRVHPQTAQEYAQLKYKLARKFRNDREKYTDSKSPFIWNTIRRASEWSQVTGWEPGPSDA
- a CDS encoding 4Fe-4S dicluster domain-containing protein; amino-acid sequence: MATTAQKFQARPMGFFTDTTICIGCKACEVACKQWNELPATNGGANTLSGISYDNTRKLDGIHWRHVKFIEDFTPDRSTARWLMMSDVCKHCVQAGCLEVCPTGAIIRTEYDTVVIQSDVCNGCRACIAACPFGVIDINPVSRTAQKCTLCYDRLQAGLEPACAQACPTDSIQFGYIDELKQRANQRLRQLKEQGHTKAQLYGADENGPLGGLNAFYLLDDDPEVYGLPRNPQLPSKNLAPSSGLSVLGAIVMGILGLVSFRKNRMDRFAAEAQERGGE
- a CDS encoding inositol monophosphatase family protein, whose translation is MHEEYKDFQKSAVEIAKHVGSWLREQFGEKIQTRLKADDSVVTELDLAAEKIILEQIKRRYPDHQVLGEELSPHQLMDHWTWVVDPIDGTRNFALGIPIWAVSVALMENGEPVAAAIHLPVTNETYHASKGNGAWLNNHRIDVGQKEHLKDAIASTDLLPIDYAQRIPPLVLQGIFMAVRRTRMLGSVCCGMCYVASGKLDLYYRPEVNVWDVAAGVLIVREAGGEVRAFDGKDWDSRTSSILVANSTLVQKFLDLKSDLNAKYGFEVD
- the fdh gene encoding formate dehydrogenase, whose amino-acid sequence is MSTTISRRDFLRLSGGVAAGTALGGLVAMGVDLKPTTVKAQEARIVRARAVPSVCPYCAVGCGTLVHTVQGEDGRPKIVNIEGDRNSPINKGTLCPKGAASFQLHVNPNRVTKVLHRKPGATEWEEMDLNEAMDRVARLVKETRDRTFVEKADDGTPLMHTLAIFSLGGATLDNEWNHLQQKLMRGLGVVAIENQARIUHSSSVPGLGTRLGRGASTTFPANLTASDCIVIQGSNMAECHPVAFRWVMQAKLNGAKLIHVDPRFTRTSAMADIHAPIRSGSDVAFLGGLIRYVINDERWQKDDFFRNYLLHYTNAATIINEDYKDTEDLAGKFSGWKPYEGDPINGFIGEYDNTTWQYARTPVGDQGRSASTAQSGEQSVTSGNPGQKPENPQGPPYDNLVKSLLKPAPRRDETLQDPNCVFQIVRRHFDRYTPEMVEKVTGCPKETFLKVAETILQNSGRDRTTAFAYALAWTQHTDGPQTIGCCALLQLLLGNIGRPGGGILALRGHATIQGSTDIPTLYHSIQGYMPAPAHTKSKNHKTLGDYLALETLPTSYWANTPKFMVSYLKSMYGDAATPENDFGYDWHPKIVGDHSHMPTFVRMMNGEVEGMFAIGQNPAVGGQDAGFQRRALAKLKWLVVKDNFITETATFWKNSPEVRNGEIKPEDIQTEVFFFPSAQVAELEGSFTNTQRLMQWHYKAAESPGDCRSDLWFTYQLGKRLKQLYANSDLPRDQGFKNLVWDYDLDEESKALRPDDDLSVDINPEGEPDVYKILKEINGFYTAEPSKHLKSFSELKDDGSTTCASWIYCGVFPEPKMNLAASKVPDPPDAQPWQPNLKWGFAWPANRRVLYNRASADLEGKPWSDRKKYVWWDPNADYTDPVTGKTSKGAWVGYDVPDFAKNKPPSYKPPEGAIGLDAHSGTDPFIMKADGKGWLFVPTGLVDGPLPTHYEPIESPIRNPLYPQQQYSPVAKIWEPKEKLAEIGDPRYPYILTTYRLTEHHLSGVMSRWLPWLAELQPELFLEIGPELAEEKGIRNLDWVKVSTPRGTIRAKALVTRRMRPFRIGDEGKIVHHVGLPWHWGYEGVVTGDVTNNLSALVGDPNVSIHEAKAFVCNVEKE
- a CDS encoding formate dehydrogenase accessory protein FdhE, whose amino-acid sequence is MQVRAYRSLQDIRISNPEYSPWIDLIELTFEECDKPEWSQVEIFPNIGSRDPAPYIHGANISLRQQLLQDWAHKLLTKGLGESESINKMIESNLPELTTAAISQDMANAEAICSQYGLDEKSMEVMLPLLVTPLLRSISIKAASYAAIDAGERRYCPICGAWPLLLEYRGLDRSRYLRCGRCAFGWEISWSMCPFCGNRDHRSLESISTQVNSLRKVETCSQCKSYIKAITTLDALHPDELLAEDLASVELDLIALSNGFQRPSGLGFQPITLVTLKGSKKGLWPWIKT
- a CDS encoding serine hydrolase encodes the protein MSINNEVIGLSLQERIANIIDSVGYFGVAAKDLTQGRELFINADETFNTASVIKVPIMIELFRRVYEDNVSLDDRLILEDRFRTGGSGILKEFRSGLQLTLWDLCVAMIALSDNVATNMLIDYLGIDAINRCMDSLGAHNTRLHRMVGFKSIKPDQPKGLGRTTPRDMMMIFQKLAEGNVISESASEEMIAILAKQHDRNMIPRLLPIDYDSVSGDYDSAIVANKTGAVDGVRNDVALIRFADGRQWVICILTKDLRDLSWKVDHEGEIAIAKIALEIYKEWI